From Candidatus Atribacteria bacterium ADurb.Bin276, a single genomic window includes:
- the sipT gene encoding Signal peptidase I T: MKKEKSPSKVDNNIQPTKEAKKKSPLREAIETIVWSLVIALLIIHFVVQSFYIPSSSMEPTLVPGERVLVAKFYYRLTEPQRGDIIVFRYPIDDRKNLIKRVIGLPGEKIKISNGMIYVNGEPLQGDKYVRTYYDYGFYGEGEKTVPEDSYFVLGDNSINSDDSRFWGYVPRKNVLGRAFLIYWPLTHITILK, translated from the coding sequence ATGAAAAAAGAAAAATCTCCTTCAAAGGTTGACAATAACATTCAACCAACGAAAGAAGCAAAAAAGAAAAGTCCCCTAAGGGAGGCAATTGAAACTATTGTTTGGTCTTTAGTTATTGCTTTATTAATTATTCATTTCGTTGTTCAAAGTTTTTATATTCCTTCCAGTTCCATGGAACCTACCTTGGTTCCTGGAGAAAGAGTCCTGGTAGCTAAGTTTTACTACCGATTAACTGAACCACAAAGGGGAGACATTATTGTTTTTCGCTATCCAATTGATGACAGAAAGAATTTAATAAAAAGAGTGATTGGACTCCCCGGAGAAAAGATTAAAATTTCGAATGGAATGATCTACGTAAATGGTGAGCCTCTTCAAGGGGATAAATATGTTCGTACTTATTATGATTATGGCTTTTATGGAGAGGGAGAAAAAACCGTTCCAGAAGATTCTTACTTTGTTCTCGGTGACAATAGTATAAATAGCGATGATAGTCGCTTTTGGGGGTATGTTCCCCGCAAGAATGTCTTAGGACGGGCATTTCTCATCTATTGGCCTCTGACTCATATTACCATTCTGAAATAA